Within bacterium, the genomic segment CACGTTGTCGTTGAAGTTGTAGGAGCCGGCCAGGTTGAAGACGCTGTAGGTGGGCACCGGACCGGCGAAGGCGCCGGCTTCCCAGTCGAAGCCGTCGACGTGGCGCCACTTGAGCGAGCCGCCGAACTTGGCGCCGTTGTAGGTGATGCCGGCGGCGTACTTGTTCTCCGGCGCGTTGGGCACGATCGGGGAGTTCAGGACCCCCCCTGCTCCTGGACGTCGAAGTCGAACCACGAGTAGGTGAGGTCGAGAACCCAGTCATCGCTCAAGTAGAGGTTGAGGCCGAGATCGATGCCCTCGGTGTCGACCGCGCCGGCGTTGGTGTAGGAGGCCAGCGCGAAGATCGGCGTGCCGTCGACGTTGTTGGACAGGAACGCGATCAGCGGGCCGAGGGCGCCGGCCAGGGTGGCCTGCAGGATCGGCGGCGGCGGAGTGCCGTCGGGCAGGGTGTAGGGGCCGAAGTTCGGGTTGATCGAGCCGAAGACGTTGGCCGTCAGGTCGGTGATGAAGTTCTCGAGCTCATTGTTGTAGTAGTCGATGGTGTGACGTCGTAGGTGCCGCCTTCGAGCGTCAGCAGGTTGTTGCCGAATTGGGCAGCTGGCCGCTGTTCGCCTCGCGCAGGATATCCTCTTCGTTGACGATGGTCACCGCCGTCGGCGACCTCGACGGTCGACGAGGTCGCGTTGTCGCCCAGGGAGAACGACAGGTTGTAGCTCCCGGCCGGGACGCCTCGGAAGACGAAATCGCCTTTGTTGTCGGTGATCTCGACCAGCCCGAGCTCGCC encodes:
- a CDS encoding TonB-dependent receptor; this encodes MSCARRTAASCPIRQQPADARRRHLRRHTIDYYNNELENFITDLTANVFGSINPNFGPYTLPDGTPPPPILQATLAGALGPLIAFLSNNVDGTPIFALASYTNAGAVDTEGIDLGLNLYLSDDWVLDLTYSWFDFDVQEQGGS